Within Candidatus Aenigmatarchaeota archaeon, the genomic segment AACTTCTTCAAAAAGAGGTTTGCAGGTCTCACAAAAATGTAATTCCAAATTATCCATTCAAAATAGTTGAAAACACTAGAATTTCGTGATTTCTATTCTGTAGGAAATAGGTTAGCTAAACACGTACTATTTTTTGATTATTCTCCTTATACCTCTTTTCTCAGCATCAGAAACTATTCTCCTTATTCTATCTATTGAATCAGGATTCACCGAGATGCTTGTCACACCCCATTTAACCAACTGCCTTGTCAATTCTGGATAAAGGTTGGGTGCCTCTCCACATATCGAACATGGGACCTTATATTTCTTGCATGTCTTTACAACCCTCTCCAAACACCAAACAACAGCTGGATCAGATTCATAGAACCATCTCTTACCAAGTATTGTTGAATCCCTGTCGACCCCTAGAACAAGTTGTGTGAGATCGTTTGAACCTATCGATACTCCATCAACACCTTCTTTTAAAAATTCCTCTATAAGTATCGCAGATGAAGGAACCTCAATCATTATCCAAAGTTTAAATGTCCTATCCTCCAGCAACCCAACTTCTCTCAATATCATTTTTATCCTCCTCAATTCCCAAGTGGTTCTTAAGAATGGTATCATCAAGGCAACATTTTTGTATCCTTTTTCTCTCACTTTCCTTAATGCCTCTAATTCCAGTTTGAAAAATTCAGGCTCTAGTATATATCTGGAAGCACCTCTCCATCCTATCATGGGATTGTTTTCTTGAGGTTCGAACTTCTTGCCACCTACCATATTTGCATACTCGTTTGTCTTTAAATCGAGAGATCTATAAACAACCAACCTCGGATAAAATGCTCTTGCAACTTTTTCTATCCCTCTTGAAAAAATATCTATGAATTCCTTTCCATTGTTATTTTCCATTAAGAGTCTTGGATGTTTTTTAAGAGAACCAGCCATAAACTCTGCTCTGAAAAGGCCAACACCATCACAATTCAACTTACTATATTTTTCAGCAACATCCGGATCCCCTATGTTTATGTAAATTTTCGTCCTAGTCTTAGTATAATTTGTTTTTTTTGAGACAGTTTTAGCCCTGAACTTTCCCTTGTAAACAAGACCATCATCACCGTCAATTGTTATCACATCTCCATCAGCCAGTTTTTTGGTGGCAACCTCAGTTCCAACTATACAAGGTATCCCCAACTCTCTTGAAGCTATAACAGCATGGGATGTCTGGGCACCTTCATCAGTGACTATACCAACAACTTTTTTCATAAATGGAATGTAATTGGGTGTTATTATTTTTGCGACAAGTATATCTCCCTTTTTTATTTTTCTCAAATCAGCTTGATCTCTTATTATTTTTACGGTACCAGAAGCAACACCAGGTGAACCCGGTATTCCTTTTATAATCGGTTTTTTCGAAGTGTCAACATCTTCTCCTTCCTCTTTTTTGAAAGATGATAAAATTGGTCTAGTTTGAAGAAGGTATAATTTATCATCTTCAAATGACCACTCGAATTCTTGAGGCGATTTGTAATAATTCTCGAGTTTAATGGATATCTTATATATTTGATCTATCTCTCCTTCATCTAGACACTGTTTCTTTTGAAGTTTTTCAGGAACTCTTTTATTTATTATTCCCCCCTTTGTTTTATCTAAAACACTCATTTCTTTTTTTCTGACTATCTTTTTTTTAATTATATCTCCTGTTCTCTTATCCAAAAAATATTTGTCGGGATTAACCTTACCTCTTACTATAGCCTCTCCCTGACCCCAAGATCCCTCTATTATAATCTTGCCTCTATCTGATGATGTTGGATCTATTGTAACAGCAACTCCTGCCTTTTCTGAATCTATCTGTTTTTGGACAATTACGGCCACACTTATATTACTAATGGACAAACCTTTTTCTCTGAAATAAAATACTGATTTTGGTGAAAAAATGGAAGCCCAACATTCTTTTACACCACTTATTAATTGTTCATCATCTCTTATATTAAGCAATGAATTTGCTCCGGGGACATCTTCAACAGTAGGAGAATTTCTAACAGCAACAAATGTTTCTGTGTTTCCTATTCTTTTTATCAATTTTTTGTATGAATCCAGGATCTCTGTTTTCAATTGAGGTGGAATTTTTGTCTCTCTAAATAATATTGAAATTCTTTTGCAATTTTCTTCTAGTTGATCTGTATCTTCTATGTTTGTCTGTTTTAAAAGATCAAAAATTACCACTTTAAGTTGGGTTTTTTCAACAAAGTATTTGTATGCATTTGAAGTTATTATAAATGCTTCTGGGACAGGTAAACCTAGACTGAACATCTCAACTAAGGAAGATCCTTTTTTACCTATTTCCATATTGTTTGGTTGTTTGATTTCCTCCAAGAATTTCACAAATTTCATTTCAATCGTAAATAATTTTTATATTTTCTATAAATTAATTTTCACGCAGAAATCTATTTCTTT encodes:
- the ppsA gene encoding phosphoenolpyruvate synthase codes for the protein MKFVKFLEEIKQPNNMEIGKKGSSLVEMFSLGLPVPEAFIITSNAYKYFVEKTQLKVVIFDLLKQTNIEDTDQLEENCKRISILFRETKIPPQLKTEILDSYKKLIKRIGNTETFVAVRNSPTVEDVPGANSLLNIRDDEQLISGVKECWASIFSPKSVFYFREKGLSISNISVAVIVQKQIDSEKAGVAVTIDPTSSDRGKIIIEGSWGQGEAIVRGKVNPDKYFLDKRTGDIIKKKIVRKKEMSVLDKTKGGIINKRVPEKLQKKQCLDEGEIDQIYKISIKLENYYKSPQEFEWSFEDDKLYLLQTRPILSSFKKEEGEDVDTSKKPIIKGIPGSPGVASGTVKIIRDQADLRKIKKGDILVAKIITPNYIPFMKKVVGIVTDEGAQTSHAVIASRELGIPCIVGTEVATKKLADGDVITIDGDDGLVYKGKFRAKTVSKKTNYTKTRTKIYINIGDPDVAEKYSKLNCDGVGLFRAEFMAGSLKKHPRLLMENNNGKEFIDIFSRGIEKVARAFYPRLVVYRSLDLKTNEYANMVGGKKFEPQENNPMIGWRGASRYILEPEFFKLELEALRKVREKGYKNVALMIPFLRTTWELRRIKMILREVGLLEDRTFKLWIMIEVPSSAILIEEFLKEGVDGVSIGSNDLTQLVLGVDRDSTILGKRWFYESDPAVVWCLERVVKTCKKYKVPCSICGEAPNLYPELTRQLVKWGVTSISVNPDSIDRIRRIVSDAEKRGIRRIIKK